Within Exiguobacterium sp. BMC-KP, the genomic segment TGGACTTTAAACGCCTTTGTATATTTGATCATAAAAAACACCCCATAAAAGTTGGATTTTTATGTCCAACTTTTATGGGGTAGTTCATTATTGAAATGTGGGTGCTTTAGTGTTAATTTACGATTTTACAAAGTCCATTCTAACAATAAACCAGCTTGAGTCAGTCCGCCCCCAAATCCATATAAGAGGATACGGTCACCCGACTTGATCTTTCCTTCTTTAATTCCTTTGTCTAATGATAAAGGAATGGTTGCAGAAGAAGTATTTCCGTAGTCGACCAAGCTATACAGAGTTTGCTCCAAAGGAAATCCGCTTTTTCCACAGATCGAATCAATCATTCTGAGATTAGCACTATGCGGTATAAACCAATCGACTTGCTCTAAGGAAGTCGCCCCTTTTTCGACAATTTGTTTCATTCCTTTAGGCACGGTACTGACTGCCCACTTGTAAACTTCTCTACCGTTTTGAACAATCTTTTTACTGTCTACTATTTCGTCTTTAAATATTTGATCGGAGAGATTAGAACAATATAAGCTCTTTGCTTTTTCTCCTTCAGAAATGAGATGTGAAGAAATAAAACTTGAATGGTTTTCGTCGAATTCGACCAGTGCTGCTCCACCACCATCACCAAATAAAATACAGGTATTACGATCAGTATAATCAGTGACTTTAGAAAGCGTTTCAGCACCAATAACGAGTACCTTCTTATGCAATCCAGAGCTGATTAAAGCATTTGCCATATGTAATCCATACGCAAAACCAGCGCATGCAGCATTTAAGTCAATGGCACCCGCATGTAATATACCTAATTTTGCTTGAACAAGGGAAGCGACACTTGGCGTTTTAAAATCAGGTGTCAGGGTGCAGACGATAATCATATCTACATCTTCTATCGACTTCTTGTAGCGCTCTTTCAGATTTAGTACAGCTTGATAAGCAATATCACTTGTATACTCATCTTTATTCGCTATTCTTCTCTCTTTAATACCGGTGCGTTGTACAATCCATTCATCATTTGTTTCTACCATACTTTCTAAATCCATATTGGTTAATTTGTTTTTTGGGACGTAGGAACCAATTGCAGTGATCTGAGCTTTAGAAACAACCATTTTATTCACTCCTCGATACGATAATGTACTCTCGATTGCTATATTATTACTAGTTCCTAGTATTAGATACTAAACGGAACTTTTAGACCTTAGGACTTCTTTATTATTGTAAAAAATGTAGTTAGAAGGAAAAAAGCTGTTTACGTAAAAAACCTGAACTATAGTAAATAGAAAGATTGTAAACCAAAATATTTGTATAAAATACTCTCACACATTTTATTATTGATTGTAACCCTGACATTATTTTGATGAAACGAATAAATTAATAATGAGTGTATACGGTTCGACGTCGAAATCATTCGTTTATTATTAATTTTACCGATAATCCAATTAATTTCAGTAGTTTTAATGAAGATAACATTTCTTATCTATACTCGAAAACATCAGCACTACATGTAAAAAAAGAGGGGAAACAACCCTCTTCATGAAGTAGTCCGGAACTTTATGGGTCACCGCTTACTTTTATAACGTTTTTACCCTAATTAGTCTATATAGCTACTAACATCGCTGTAAGGATAGGTCAAGACGCATACTTGTAGATCCTCGAGCACTTTCAGCTGATGCTGCATTCGCTGATGGGATGGAAGCGGGCATCGCGGAATTGCCTATAGCAAAGACAGCATTGTCTACAAAAAATGAATCATCTGCAAAAGAGAGTAGCCCTTTTGACGCGACACGTGATGGCTTTGTGATGTCGGAAGATGCAGGCATCTTGATTCTAGAGTCGTTATCACACGCGAAGCGACGAGGATCGTCCATCTATGCGGAAGTCGTCGGATATGGGGGCAAGTTCAGAGACCTATCGTATAGTGGCGACCCATCCAGAGAGTCAGGGAGCCTACCTCGCCATGAAGCGGCAGGGATCGAGACGAATGACATCGATGTAATCAGTGCCCATGCGACGAATATGATTGTCGGTGATCAGTCCGAGATACGTACGATTAAAAAATTGTTTGAGGAACATGCGAACGCACTCCCGGTGGATCGGAAGCGATCGCGCTTGCGAAATGTTTACAGGAAGGAATCATTTCACCCACGATTAATCTTGAAGTCGATGATCCCATGTGCGACTTGGATTATGTAACAGATGGGGCTCGCTCGATGGAAATGCAGTAATTATTTAACTCGTTCGGATTCGGTAGCCATAACGCAGCGATCGATGTGAAAAAATATATGGAATAAAAATAAGACATCAGATTTAGACAAAGAAGTCAGTAATCAAATCAGTAATCGAATACTTACTGAACAAAGAGTGTAGACATTTCGACATCGAAATATCTACACTCTTTGTTTTTATATGAAAAGTTAGAGGAAATATGTGTTGATAAAAAAGAATTCAGAAACATGCAGTTATCATGAAAGACCTTTTTTAGAATACGTGTTTTTCTTCAGAACGGTCTTATCTTGTGGAATAAGATTTAGGTGTTTTTCATAAATTTCAGTAGTAGACGAAAAAAGTAACGGAAATTATTTTTTCTATAAGTATAGAAGGATTTTGAACATAATTTGAGAATAAGGAGCTTAACTAAAATTTTGATTTGATTGATCATTTTTTTACAAATAATAAACCATGATGTGGAAAAAGAGGTAAAGACCTAAAGACTAATACAAGTATGTAGGGTTCTAAAAGTAAAATAATATCTCGAATCCAAAAGGAGGATATATATGTCTAAGTACTGTTTATTTACTAAGTTCTTTGTATCAGAAAATAAAAGAGAAGAAATGGTTGATATCCTTTTAAATGCCTCTCGATCAATGGAAAAATTAGAGGAATGTGAAATTTATGTTGTAAGTGTTTCTGATGAGGAAGCAAATGTGGTTTATGTATACGAAGTATGGTCGAATGAAACATCCCATAAAGCGTCTTTAAATCTAGCAGTCACTCAAACTTTGATTCAAAAGGCAAAACCTCTTCTTGAAAACGTAGAGAGAGTAAACACGCTGCAAACAAAAGGTGGGAAAGGTCTTTTAATAAACAAATGATCTTTCAATAGATAACTATTAAAAGGTGCGAGATAATTCCTTACAAATATATGATGAATTTTTATAAGCAAAGGAAAGCTTAAAGATACATACTACTTTAAGAAATTTAAAAAGATACATACTACTTTAAGAAATTTAATGTGATGGTTGACTAAAAATATAAAAGGGGAATAGATATCAACTTTGTATCAAATAAATGAATGCTAGAATAAACGTATTAAATTAAATGCAAACCAATAACGTCTCGATTTTTTTCTAAGTCCTAGTATTTGAACAGTTTAATACAACCACCTTAATTGGTTAAAGCTTGCATGAAGATGACTTCCGTTTTGTATCGGAGTCATCTTTTATAGTTCCCATGTTTATCTTTAACATGTATAGCAATGTTTTTAAGTCAGCCACGATCCGATAAAATCGATGATTCCTGTAATAAGTAGAAACGATAAATTCAAAACGAGAGTAATTAATATACCGATAACGGCTTTACTATCATTCGATGAGCTAATTTTCATCATTAATAGGATAGAACAAAAAGTGAGCAGAAAACTGAAGAATACACAAAAATGCATGACGTGGATAGACGAAAAAGTCGAAATGAACAGGACGAATTCATAATTAAAAAACGAATTATAAATAAATAAAAATAAAAAAATAGTTAGAAGATATAAGCCCCATCGTAAGTGTTTCATAGTTCCTCCATTCTAAAGAGATAATCAAAAAAGATATCTCTAATAAGTAAAAAGAGATCTACTTTTAATATGAATACATACTTTAACAATTGAAAAAAATAATTTACAAAAATGACATCGAAAGAAAGTCACAGCAATAATACTAGAGGTCACTATAGTAAAGGAAAAACTAGGAAACGGAGTAGGTGATCTAAGTCAGCTGTGATAAGAAATGAGAGCATCGTTTAAAGGGTTTATGGACCGACGTATATGACGGAATACCTGGTGTTCAAAAAAATGTCCATCGTGTACTTTTATTTTATCAGGAAAATATGTAAAAAGAGTAAATTGTAGGGCGTTTCTACTTAAAATATTTTTTGTCTACGCTTTCACATTTATTATAAATAAAAATATTAAAACATCTTCTAGATGAAGGTACCATTCTTTCTTTTGGTATAATTTATGTAACATTATGGTTATAAAAAAGGAAGGATCTACACTGAATGAAGCTACCGCTTAAGTTTTGGGTCATTACCGTAACAATGGTAACTATGATTGTAGTATTAATCTCTATTTTTGCTACGATTTACTATGTTAACCGACAAACGCTGAAGGAAAATACGATAAACGAAAACTATTCAAATGCTAAGAAGTTAAGTGCTCTAACTAATGATACATTTCTACTAATGGAGCAAACATTACTCGCACATCATGAAACTATCCTATCCAATTGGGATAATTCCCAAAAATTGAACGAACTTACACAAAATTTGAAAAAATCTAATTCTAATTTTAACTCGATTGCAATCATCGATAAAAATGGTATTGGAAAAGCCAATACTCCTGACTTGAAGCTTATGGGAACTAAGGTGGATACGGAAGGTGTACGACTAGGATTGCTATTAAAACGAAATTTTACTTCGAGCCCTTATATCGGGAAAAATCAGAAACTGATGTTAATAGTTTCGACAGCACTCTATAAGGATGGGAAATATTTCGGTATGCTCAATGGATTAGTCTGGTTGCGTGAAAAAAACTTTTTGACTCACCTTCTCGAGGAAACGTACGGCAATGATAAATACGACGTAGCCGTCTACGACTCGACCGGTACTTATATTTACCATAAGAAGCGCAGTTGGATCGGGACAAAGGCACATAAACACCAAGCGACCATTAATCTTGATAAAGGAAGACCTGGTAAAGGAACGATAGTGGCGCAGACAGGGGAACAAGTATTCGCTGGATATACAACAGTTCCTCAAAATGATTGGAGAATCATTTCGATGACACCTGTATCAAAAGCGTTGGCTCCTGCTCAACTGACAGCAATCAAAGCAGCCACTATTGGGTTTCCATTGATTTTGATTTCATTTCTTGTCTTGATTGGATTAATTATCTTTATTACAAAACCGTTGAATCGCCTTTCATTACTCGATTATAAAAAACCGATAGGTGAAATCATACAAGAAACGAGAGGTTTAAACTCCCCCTATCGGGAAGCTGAAAATATTCGAGCTATGATTCTCTCGTTTGCAGAAAACCAACAGGTCATGTTACGAGATTTTGAAGAAATGGCAGTAACAGATCCAATGACGGGTCTTGCAAATCGACGACGATTGAATCAATTGATTCAAATGATACGAGATAACGAAGAGTCTTTTGGTTATGTATTGCTTGATATTGATCGGTTTAAAAGCATCAACGATACGTATGGACACGTGAAGGGAGACCAAGTGTTGATAAAACTCGCTAAACTGATTTCTTCTGTCACTCCCCATTCAGGTTTACCTATTCGAATTGGTGGAGAAGAGTTCGCGATAATTCTTCAAGAAACATCACCTGATGACATTATTGCTTTTTCTGAACATCTGCGTCATTCCGTAGAACAGACAGACTTCTCATTACCGCAACGAATAACGGTCTCCATTGGAGCTGGTTATTTAGGTTCTGACTCTTATGATGTTTCCCATTTCTATAATGATGTGGATCAACAATTATATAAAGCAAAGAGAAAAGGACGTAACCGTGTAGAAACCGTCTTTATTATTGAAGGTAAAAAATACATTTCATAAAAACTAGAAATTTTATGAAAGAATAAAAGATGTCTCCAGCCTCATTTATTAATTAAAAAGTTAACAGAGTATTGTCTAAAATAGGTGTATGCATTTCAATATCGAAATGTATACACCTATTTACAAAAACTCTTATTCCTTAATTTGTTGTCAGCCTAATTATCTCTAAAAAAGAATGCTTTTCACTACGTAATTCATAATTCATAATCTTTTCTAAATTAATTATCTACTTGTTTATCTTACAAAGTAGTGCATTTTTTTAAAACGTATTGAAGGCATCGAAAAACAGCACTGATTGCTAATGGGAAGATGACGATAGTAATCCCTAAAAGGACTACTCCAGGAGCATCGTCTGCCTGACCAATATAAAAGAAGACTGGTAGAATACAGGCGGCTAAAACAGCAATAACGAGGAACGAATTTTTAATAATATTTGACGATGAAGAAATAGAAGACGCTGAGTCAAAGTCCTTTGCAAATGCGTTCAAAATGCGGAAACCATGAAAGATAGAAGTTAACAAAGGTATGAGAGCAATATAAGCAACCATTAACACTACGTATCCTGGTTTCTCAAAAATAACTCCATTTGATAAACCTTTAAACAGTGTAAATGATCCATAAATTGCTAAACCTAGAAGACCAAGAAAAAATGCAAAAAGACATGTTCGTAGTAACAAAATACTTATTTTTGGAGGATTCATTTTAGCATTCCTACTTTCCATATGATTCTTCAATAAAAGTAAAGTGTACGATTAAATAGAAAATATTACTTTAGACTTCAGACTGATTTCACATAAGTAATAATAAAATAGTGATAAATAATATCAGATAAAATTCTATTTAAAATAGGTTAAACCAGCAAGAACAAGATGATTTTGATTTCTATATTACGTAGCGGTGATCGAAAAATCACTCACGAAAGTTGATTATCAAAAATGACCACGAATACTAAATTCCTAGTTTCTTTTTTACTTTGTATTTCACGCATAATATTTTGGATCCTTCTAGTTTATATAGTAGCTTTATTTCTACAGTTTATTAATCAAATTAAATTCTTATAAAGTGTATTGTTTACATCTATTTTTATCCTATATGCGTTCATGCATTGGTTTTCGTTTAAATTTAAAGGAACTGCTATTTGGCATTATCTAGTATTTCAAGGATCCCTGATTTTCATAGCTGCTTTCTTACTGCTGAACTGAACCCTACAGTTTGGACAGTTTAATAAAAGTACCCTTAACGTTTTAAGCTGCTATGAGATGGCTTCGGTATTGTACCGGAGTCATCTTTTGTAGTTTCCATTGTCTTCGTTCGCTATTGTAATAATCAATGTAAGCATCGACCATGGCACAGACCTCATCGAGGTCAGATGCTAATTTATAATCGACATAATCTTTCAAGTGCCCAAAGAACGATTCCATTGGGGCATTATCCAGGCAGTTTCCTCTACGAGACATGGATTGAAGCATTCCCATCTCACGGATGCGTGTTAGATAAGCAGGATGCGTATAATGGAATCCTTGATCGGAATGTATCATGGCTTCCGGGTGTACATTCCCTTGAAGTCGTTCTGCGAGTTTATTCGTTGTATGAAGGACGAGTTCCATATGGAGGCTTTTAGATACATGATGTGCCATAATTTCACGTGTAGCGATATCCTTCACACAAGAAAGATAAACAGTTTGGCCAGATCCAATACGGAGATAAGTGTTGTCTGTGACGAATACTTTACCAGGCTCCTGCTGATTGAACCGACGGTTCAAGTGATTTGGTACAGTCTTATGTTCATATGTCGCTTTAGCGATTTTACGGTAGGCGTTCTGCCTACGGATTTTCGTCACGATTCCAAACTTCCTCATGATACGCAAAATACGTTTATGATTCATCGGCCCCCCGATAAGATCAAGCATCTCCATGTAAAGACCACGATAGCCGATTTTTCCCTTATGACGATCATGAACATATTTCAGAAGGAGGTAGTCCGCATAGTCGCGTTCTTCCCGAAGGGAAACACTATCTGTACGTGCGAGCCAGGCGTAATAAACGCTGCGGCTCACTTCAGCGAGCATACATAGATCCGTCACGAACCGACTCGACGATTGTTTTCGTAAGACAATATTGATTGCCTGATAGCGTTCAGATGCTGTTAGTTTCGGTACTTCGCCTCTCTTTCGAGAGCTTCTAGCTTTTTTAGTAATTCATTCTCCGCTGTGAGGTACTTGATTCGTGCTTCAGCTCTCGCAAGTCGTCGTTCGACGGAATCATCTTTTTTCGGTCGACCTCCAAGATTAGATTTTCCATGTCTCTCATTCAAGAGTCCTTTTTCTCCATAAATGCGATATGTCTTCCGCCACCGTTTCAGCGCTTCGTTCGGCGTTTGCTTACCGATCATGTCCAGGTCAAAGCCGCTTTTCCTCAAAGATTTGTATTGGTCGCTTACCAGCTAAATTCTCACGTACAACGTGAATCTTAAATTCTCCTTTGTATTGAATCGTACGATCTGATACAGAGGCTACGTGAAGATTCGCTTCAAGTTGTCTGATTTGATCTGGATTGAAGGTGCGTCTGTTCATGAATAGTTCTCCCGTCTAAATTGAATAGGTACAGTATATCGATATCTTTAAACACAAAAAACCCCGAATGGGGTCTTTTATCAAGTGTCCACCATTCAGGGTTCAGTTCAAAAAGACGATCTGAGAAGTATTTCGTATAATCTTATTTGACATGTTTTTTTATAATAGTGAGCGAAACAAGTATGTAAAAAAATAGTGAAATACAAGAAGAAAACGAGAGCATTGACGTAGATTTTGAAGTATTTCTGACTTACATTGAGGATGAGGATTTCGGTGGAAAACTCGTCAATCGAAAGACAAATGAAGAATATTCATTTGATACGAAGGTTGCAAATTCTTCTGCAGTACCTTTGATAGTAGTAGCAGTACAAATTGCTAGGTATGGTGTCACGTGGGCCATAAAGAAATATGGTGACGATGTCGTAAAAGCTGTGCTTAAGTCTTCCGCACATGAGGCAGCTAAAGATATTAAAAAATCATTATTGGATGATGATGGAGTTATAATCAAATTGTTTACGCAGAAGATAAAAGGATCGCAAACAAAAAAAGATCCTAAATCAGGTTGGAGTATTTCTAGAGATGTCGGTAAAGATAATGCTCATGGTGGAAGCTACTGGAAGTTGATGAACAAGGCAGGTAAGCGTATCGCCACATTAGATAAGAGCGGGAAAGTATTAAGAAAATAAAAGTGATAAAGGAGAATTTAAATGAAACTAGAACGATATTTACAAACAGAGTTTCAGAATGTAACTTTATTTGAAGATTCTTTTGTCGGAAAAGAATTATCAATACGCCTTGAGTTAGAAAAAAATCTCTACCAACTGAAAGACGGTTCGGATGACATCAATTTTGATTACTTTCATAGCGTCTATGAAAAATCAATTGCCTTATTTGAAGATATTTTTCGAGAAGAAGAGCAATTTTATTTAGTGACACATGTCAGGAGTGAGTTAAATTTTGCTCAAAAGACGGCTACAAAAGTATTTCATCATTTGAAGCATAAAAATGATAAATATAAGATGGAATATAAAAAAAAGGTGATTAACGAAGAAGAAAAAATTATCCAATATGCGGTTCTCTTACCAAGCAAAGATGCTCTAGATTACAGGATGTTAATCAAAGCTATTTGTAATCAAGATTTTAAAGACCTACAACCTAGGCTCCGTCATAAATATACGTACTATCCCGAAGTATTTTTTGTGAACGTAGATCGAAACATTATATTGAATATTTTCGATGATCGAGGTTGCTTCGTTCTTTTTAGTGATGAAGATGAATTGAATGGTTTTAGAAATGTCTACAAAGATAATATCTTTGATGATACTTATTGAAAATGCAAAAAATAGGCATTATCTTGTGTGGTTCAATTTTAATTGCTCTAGTCATTATTTTGATGATAAATACCATCAGTAAAGACAAAACTATTGATGAAAATCCTTTGACGGAAAAGCAAATCATAGGCTGGGGTTCGAATTATATTGGGTACGACACTGCAGTAAGAAAGAAAAAAATTAAAGTTGCTATATTAGATAGCGGAATTAATAGAGAACACGAAGATCTTCAAAATAAAGTGGTTAAGTCATTTAACGCTGTCAATAAGACTAAACCAACTCAAGATGATTTTGGTCATGGAACAAACGTCGCCGGAATCATTACAGCAAATGATAATGATGTCGGTATAGTTGGAATTTCTCAAAATGTTGAGATATATGACGTCAAAGTTTTGGATTCACAAGGTGTGGGCGAGGTTAAAGATGTAATTGAAGGACTTCGATGGGCATTAAGCAATAACGTAGACATCGTCAATATCAGTTTTGGCTTCATAAAAGATTATCCGGAATTAAAGGAAATGATTAATATACTGTTGTCTGAGCATAAAATCGTTATTGCTTCAGCAGGAAATATAAAAATCTCAGACGGACGCGAAGTCGAGCAGGAGGTTGAAGGTGTCGTCAATATCTTAGCAATTGGAGAGCGGACACGGGAGCGTGTCTATCTGGATGCTGTAAAAAGAAAAGATAAATGATGAATAGCTTTGTGGCATGAATGAAGGAGGTAGGTATTTTAGCTACCTTCTTTTTTTATGTGCTGTATTTGTCCATCAGTGACGATTATTAATACTGGTGTTTTCAATATGATTTTTCGACATCGCATCAATTCCATCGTTTATGAGAACGGAAAAAGGCAGCGACGAGTATCTCGTCACTGCTTCAGTATATTTTGCTATTCGATTGGATGGGAGATTTATTCTCCGACCATGCCGTCATGGTCGTTGTCCCGCATATATTGATACAGCCAGTGCTTCTCCGTGATTGGCATCGCGTAGCCGGCATCTTTCGCTTCCTGGATTGTCACCTGACCATTGCCGTCGGTATCGACGCGCGAGACGTCTTCGGTCTTTGCGGTATCTGGAGTCGACTTCGCTGTCGCTTCTGTTTTCGTCTTCTTTTTCTTCGTCAGACCGAGTGCAGCATTCGTCTCGTCCGGATTGCCGTTCTTGAACCGGTCGACGACAGTGTTTCCACGGACCGTATAGGTATACTGATATGCGGACGGAATCATCGTCGATGTATCCGGATAGGTGATCTGCGCTTCGAAGTTCGTCGCGCCACCCGCCTTGCGGATGACGTCCTCCATGTACGCCTGGTCCCCATGACGATTCAGTGTACTGTCCTGCGGAGTGATGTTGTAGGCGTTCGAGACGCCACCGAGCGAATCGGCAATGATATGTCCTTCATCAAGATCCGGACGTTCGACTCCAGGCACTTTCGCCTCGTCCGAGTAGTAGCGTCCGTCACGCGTGACGTCTTCCGTCTCATCATTCTGGAGTGTAATCTTCTTCGCGATGACGCGGACCAGCTGTCCGTGCTCATTCGTGAACGCCCAGTACTTCCGGTCACCGAATCCAATGTCGACGACAACGTTCGCCTGACGACTACCGGAAAGATCTCCTCCGTCGACCGTAATTTTCTTATATCCTGTGAAAGAATCTTTTGCAGTTGGTGTTTTTGATTCCGTTGATGCCTTCGTATCCTTTGACTGCTTGACTGTACGAGTATCCGCCTTTTTTTCAGGATGTTGATCGGCGTCCTTCGTCGCATC encodes:
- a CDS encoding ketoacyl-ACP synthase III, producing the protein MVVSKAQITAIGSYVPKNKLTNMDLESMVETNDEWIVQRTGIKERRIANKDEYTSDIAYQAVLNLKERYKKSIEDVDMIIVCTLTPDFKTPSVASLVQAKLGILHAGAIDLNAACAGFAYGLHMANALISSGLHKKVLVIGAETLSKVTDYTDRNTCILFGDGGGAALVEFDENHSSFISSHLISEGEKAKSLYCSNLSDQIFKDEIVDSKKIVQNGREVYKWAVSTVPKGMKQIVEKGATSLEQVDWFIPHSANLRMIDSICGKSGFPLEQTLYSLVDYGNTSSATIPLSLDKGIKEGKIKSGDRILLYGFGGGLTQAGLLLEWTL
- a CDS encoding putative quinol monooxygenase, producing the protein MSKYCLFTKFFVSENKREEMVDILLNASRSMEKLEECEIYVVSVSDEEANVVYVYEVWSNETSHKASLNLAVTQTLIQKAKPLLENVERVNTLQTKGGKGLLINK
- a CDS encoding sensor domain-containing diguanylate cyclase; its protein translation is MKLPLKFWVITVTMVTMIVVLISIFATIYYVNRQTLKENTINENYSNAKKLSALTNDTFLLMEQTLLAHHETILSNWDNSQKLNELTQNLKKSNSNFNSIAIIDKNGIGKANTPDLKLMGTKVDTEGVRLGLLLKRNFTSSPYIGKNQKLMLIVSTALYKDGKYFGMLNGLVWLREKNFLTHLLEETYGNDKYDVAVYDSTGTYIYHKKRSWIGTKAHKHQATINLDKGRPGKGTIVAQTGEQVFAGYTTVPQNDWRIISMTPVSKALAPAQLTAIKAATIGFPLILISFLVLIGLIIFITKPLNRLSLLDYKKPIGEIIQETRGLNSPYREAENIRAMILSFAENQQVMLRDFEEMAVTDPMTGLANRRRLNQLIQMIRDNEESFGYVLLDIDRFKSINDTYGHVKGDQVLIKLAKLISSVTPHSGLPIRIGGEEFAIILQETSPDDIIAFSEHLRHSVEQTDFSLPQRITVSIGAGYLGSDSYDVSHFYNDVDQQLYKAKRKGRNRVETVFIIEGKKYIS
- a CDS encoding SAR2788 family putative toxin, giving the protein MQEENESIDVDFEVFLTYIEDEDFGGKLVNRKTNEEYSFDTKVANSSAVPLIVVAVQIARYGVTWAIKKYGDDVVKAVLKSSAHEAAKDIKKSLLDDDGVIIKLFTQKIKGSQTKKDPKSGWSISRDVGKDNAHGGSYWKLMNKAGKRIATLDKSGKVLRK
- a CDS encoding DUF3885 domain-containing protein, coding for MKLERYLQTEFQNVTLFEDSFVGKELSIRLELEKNLYQLKDGSDDINFDYFHSVYEKSIALFEDIFREEEQFYLVTHVRSELNFAQKTATKVFHHLKHKNDKYKMEYKKKVINEEEKIIQYAVLLPSKDALDYRMLIKAICNQDFKDLQPRLRHKYTYYPEVFFVNVDRNIILNIFDDRGCFVLFSDEDELNGFRNVYKDNIFDDTY
- a CDS encoding S8 family peptidase encodes the protein MQKIGIILCGSILIALVIILMINTISKDKTIDENPLTEKQIIGWGSNYIGYDTAVRKKKIKVAILDSGINREHEDLQNKVVKSFNAVNKTKPTQDDFGHGTNVAGIITANDNDVGIVGISQNVEIYDVKVLDSQGVGEVKDVIEGLRWALSNNVDIVNISFGFIKDYPELKEMINILLSEHKIVIASAGNIKISDGREVEQEVEGVVNILAIGERTRERVYLDAVKRKDK
- a CDS encoding DNA/RNA non-specific endonuclease, which encodes MHFSYITIPLAVLLMTGCTDTETTSPTEQATQQEDTPTQKTDATKDADQHPEKKADTRTVKQSKDTKASTESKTPTAKDSFTGYKKITVDGGDLSGSRQANVVVDIGFGDRKYWAFTNEHGQLVRVIAKKITLQNDETEDVTRDGRYYSDEAKVPGVERPDLDEGHIIADSLGGVSNAYNITPQDSTLNRHGDQAYMEDVIRKAGGATNFEAQITYPDTSTMIPSAYQYTYTVRGNTVVDRFKNGNPDETNAALGLTKKKKTKTEATAKSTPDTAKTEDVSRVDTDGNGQVTIQEAKDAGYAMPITEKHWLYQYMRDNDHDGMVGE